The following DNA comes from Bacteroidota bacterium.
ACTACTACGTCCGTTTGTTTCATTTACAGACAAAAGTTCAAACAACTCAGATTTTTTTTCAACTTTTAATTGTGAAGTTTTTTCAAAAACAATTTCAAAAATATTTTGTTTATACTTTTCTTTGATGTCAAATTTCTTTCCATCCAAAATCTTTTTTGATTCATTAATTAATACAATATTTTCACATAATTCTTCAACAGATTCCATTCTGTGTGTTGATAGAATAAAAGTAACTCCCTTTTCTTTCATTGAAACAATTCTTTTTTTAATTATCTCAATATTAATAGGATCAAAGCCTGTAAAAGGTTCATCAAGTATTACAAGATCAGGGGAATGCATTATTGCAATTATAAACTGTAATTTCTGTTGCATTCCTTTAGACAATTGCTCAACCTTTTTATTCCACCAGCCTCCTATTTCAAACTCATCAAGAAATTTTTCAATTGTATTTTTAGCTTTATTTCCTGAAAAACCCTTTAATTGAGCCATGTACAAAAGATGTTCACCAACTTTCATTTTTGCATACAATCCTCTTTCTTCGGGCAAATATCCAATATTGGCAATATCCTCTCTCCTCATTTCCTTATCGTTAAAAAACAATTTACCGTTATCAGAATTTATTATTTGATTAATTATCCTAATCAGAGTAGTTTTTCCTGCACCATTTGGACCCAACAAACCCAAAATTTCTCCTCTTGGAACATTAATTGAAACATTATCCAAAACAAGATTTTTACCATACAACTTTGAAATTTCTTTTACTTTTAGAATATTCATTTATCGTTATTTTTAAAATTATACTTCTTTAATATCAAAACTACTATCATTTATTTCTTCCCACTTTTTATAATAACAAGAACGGCACAAAGGTTTGTATTTATCTTTTGCACCAATCAAAACTTTTCCTTCCTCATCAGATATCCTATACGAATGAGTAGCAAGGCTACCACACTCCATACAAATAGCATGTAACTTTGTAATGTATTCGGAAACAGCAAGTAAATTAGGCATTGGGTCAAATGGCTTACCATCAGAATCCATGTCAAGACCTGTTACAATAACTCTTTTTCCTTTAAAGGCTAAATATTGAACAACATCCACAACAGCTTTATCAAAAAACTGCACCTCATCAACACCAATTACATCTGCATCGTCATAATATTCAGTTATTTCAATTGCCCTATTAATAATTATTGAAGATATTGAATTTGAGTCATGTGAAACAACTTGATTCTTACTATATCTTTTATCAACAGCCGGTTTAAAAATTGCAACCTTCCTATTTGCGATTTTAGCCCTTTTAAGTCTTCGAATCAATTCTTCTGTTTTCCCCGAAAACATGGGTCCACAAATAACTTCAATCCATCCCTTATTTGATTTATTATTTAAAAGCGGTTCAATAAACATTTAAGTAAATTATCCATATTAGTTTTCAACAACAAATAACGTAAATTCCTTTTTAAGAAGCTACATTTTTTTACTACTTTTGAAGCAAAAAAAAATGACATCAAAAAAAGATATATCCATAATAACAAATATTCTTGATAAAATTTCAGGAATAATTGAAAAAGCACAAGACAATCCGAACAATATTAGTTCCTTAGATTTAGATCTTATCAATAAAAAAATCATTGAACTTTATGACCATACCACAAATTTATCATTATCGTTAAAAAAGTCTAAAGACACAGAAACAGAAATTCTTCAAAAAACAGAAGAAGAAATAGAAAGTAGTGTTGTTGAAAAAAAACCCGCAGAAAAAAAGATTGTAGAAGAAAAAATTGAAAAAGAGGTTGTAGAAATAGAAACTCAACCGGAAGAAACTGCAAAACCCGAATTACCCGAACCAAAAGAGGAAAAGGAAACTCAAGCAGACAAAATTGCAAAAGATGAATTACCCGAACCAAAAGAGGAAAAAGAAGAAAAGCTTGTAGGAGATGAAAAAACAACACCTTTATTTGAGCCAAGTACTGAAACTAAAGAGAAATCTGACAAAGCTCCTAAGCCAGAAATTGAAAAAGAACCAACTGAAGTAGTAGAAGAAAAAGTTGTTAAAGAAGAGGATAAAAAAGAAATATCAGAGAAAAAACAAGTTAATACCAAATTTATTAAAAAAGAACCTTCAATAAATGAAAGAATTGCAAGTTCAAAAACGAAATTACCTCTTGCTGACAAAGCTCATAAAGGATCAATTTCAGATATAAAATCTGCAATTTCTTTAAATCTCAAACTTTCTTTCATCAAAGACTTGTATCAAGGCAACCAAAAGGAATACAAGAGAATGATAGATTTTTTGAGCAAATGCAATAATTATTCGGAAGCAAAATTATTCCTTGAAGGAGAAAACGAAAAAAGACCATACTGGCAGGAAAAAGAAGAACTCGTTAAAACCCTAATGGGACTTATTACTAGGCGATTCAGGTAAGTGAACCTGAGAGAAAATACGCATTAGTCGAATAAACATAAAGAAGTACTTAGAG
Coding sequences within:
- a CDS encoding thymidine kinase, encoding MFIEPLLNNKSNKGWIEVICGPMFSGKTEELIRRLKRAKIANRKVAIFKPAVDKRYSKNQVVSHDSNSISSIIINRAIEITEYYDDADVIGVDEVQFFDKAVVDVVQYLAFKGKRVIVTGLDMDSDGKPFDPMPNLLAVSEYITKLHAICMECGSLATHSYRISDEEGKVLIGAKDKYKPLCRSCYYKKWEEINDSSFDIKEV
- a CDS encoding ATP-binding cassette domain-containing protein codes for the protein MNILKVKEISKLYGKNLVLDNVSINVPRGEILGLLGPNGAGKTTLIRIINQIINSDNGKLFFNDKEMRREDIANIGYLPEERGLYAKMKVGEHLLYMAQLKGFSGNKAKNTIEKFLDEFEIGGWWNKKVEQLSKGMQQKLQFIIAIMHSPDLVILDEPFTGFDPINIEIIKKRIVSMKEKGVTFILSTHRMESVEELCENIVLINESKKILDGKKFDIKEKYKQNIFEIVFEKTSQLKVEKKSELFELLSVNETNGRSSMQIRLNGNVTINDILKELLTDINIYSVNEIIPSINDIFISMVNKKENNNE